The Ooceraea biroi isolate clonal line C1 chromosome 11, Obir_v5.4, whole genome shotgun sequence genome includes a region encoding these proteins:
- the LOC105274636 gene encoding vacuolar protein sorting-associated protein 4B isoform X2, which yields MQYLERAEKLKAYLKKSKKKPVKAGEDNSKSEDKKSDSGDSDTDSDPEKKKLQSKLEGAIIIEKPDVKWSDVAGLDGAKEALKEAVILPIRFPHLFTGKRIPWKGILLFGPPGTGKSYLAKAVATEANNSTFFSVSSSDLVSKWLGESEKLVKNLFELARQHKPSIIFIDEIDSLCSSRSDNESESARRIKTEFLVQMQGVGSDNDGILVLGATNIPWVLDSAIRRRFEKRIYIPLPEEQARAVMFKLHLGNTSHCLTEEDFKKLAASTEGYSGADISIIVRDSLMQPVRQVQTATHFKRVRGPSPKDPTVIVDDLLTPCSPGDPAAIEMSWMEVDGDKLYEPPVTMKDMLKSLATTRPTVNEEDMAKLEKFKEDFGQEG from the exons ATGCAGTACTTGGAGAGAGCGGAAAAATTGAAGGCTTACTTAAAAAAGAGCAAAAAGAAGCCAGTTAAAGCTGGAGAGGACAATTCCAAGAGCGAGGATAAGAAGAGCGACAGCGGTGATAGCGATACCGACAGCGATCCTGAAAAGAAGAAGCTGCAGAGTAAATTGGAAGGCGCTATAATCATCGAAAAGCCAGACGTTAAGTGGAGCGACGTAGCTGGTCTCGATGGAGCCAAAGAAGCTTTGAAGGAAGCTGTTATTCTACCGATTCGTTTCCCTCATCTTTTCACTGGGAAACGCATCCCTTGGAAgggtattttattatttggg CCACCAGGTACTGGTAAATCGTACTTGGCAAAAGCAGTGGCAACGGAAGCCAACAATTCTACCTTCTTCTCCGTATCATCGTCGGACCTAGTGAGCAAGTGGTTGGGAGAGTCGGAGAAGCTGGTGAAAAATCTGTTCGAATTAGCGCGACAGCATAAACCTAGCATTATATTTATCGATGAGATAGACTCGCTCTGCTCGTCGCGTTCCGACAACGAGTCGGAATCTGCAAGGAGGATAAAAACAGAGTTTCTAGTTCAGATGCAAG GTGTAGGATCTGATAACGACGGTATACTCGTTTTGGGCGCCACCAACATACCCTGGGTCCTGGATTCCGCGATCAGGCGAAGATTCGAGAAGAGAATTTACATTCCGTTGCCCGAGGAACAGGCGCGTGCCGTTATGTTTAAGCTTCACCTGGGCAACACGTCGCATTGTCTAACGGAAGAGGATTTTAAGAAATTAGCGGCATCGACCGAGGGTTACTCGGGAGCGGACATCAGCATCATCGTACGGGACTCTCTGATGCAGCCAGTCCGCCAGGTACAAACGGCCACGCACTTCAAGCGCGTCAGAGGGCCGTCACCGAAGGATCCTACCGTTATCGTCGACGATTTACTTACTCCGTGCTCGCCCGGCGATCCAGCGGCCATTGAGATGAGCTGGATGGAAGTGGATGGCGATAAATTATACGAACCACCAGTCACGATG AAAGATATGTTGAAATCGTTAGCAACAACCCGTCCTACAGTAAACGAAGAAGACATGGCGAAATTAGAGAAATTTAAGGAAGATTTTGGTCAAGAAGGTTGA
- the LOC105274636 gene encoding vacuolar protein sorting-associated protein 4A isoform X1, whose amino-acid sequence MASGILQKAIDLVTKATEEDRNKNYEEALRLYEHAVEYFLHSIKYETHGDRAKESIRAKCMQYLERAEKLKAYLKKSKKKPVKAGEDNSKSEDKKSDSGDSDTDSDPEKKKLQSKLEGAIIIEKPDVKWSDVAGLDGAKEALKEAVILPIRFPHLFTGKRIPWKGILLFGPPGTGKSYLAKAVATEANNSTFFSVSSSDLVSKWLGESEKLVKNLFELARQHKPSIIFIDEIDSLCSSRSDNESESARRIKTEFLVQMQGVGSDNDGILVLGATNIPWVLDSAIRRRFEKRIYIPLPEEQARAVMFKLHLGNTSHCLTEEDFKKLAASTEGYSGADISIIVRDSLMQPVRQVQTATHFKRVRGPSPKDPTVIVDDLLTPCSPGDPAAIEMSWMEVDGDKLYEPPVTMKDMLKSLATTRPTVNEEDMAKLEKFKEDFGQEG is encoded by the exons ATGGCTTCCGGAATATTGCAG AAAGCCATAGACCTTGTAACGAAGGCTACGGAGGAAGACCGTAATAAGAATTATGAGGAAGCGCTTAGACTGTACGAGCATGCTGTTGAATACTTTTTACATTCAATCAAAT ATGAGACTCATGGAGACAGAGCGAAGGAAAGTATAAGAGCAAAATGCATGCAGTACTTGGAGAGAGCGGAAAAATTGAAGGCTTACTTAAAAAAGAGCAAAAAGAAGCCAGTTAAAGCTGGAGAGGACAATTCCAAGAGCGAGGATAAGAAGAGCGACAGCGGTGATAGCGATACCGACAGCGATCCTGAAAAGAAGAAGCTGCAGAGTAAATTGGAAGGCGCTATAATCATCGAAAAGCCAGACGTTAAGTGGAGCGACGTAGCTGGTCTCGATGGAGCCAAAGAAGCTTTGAAGGAAGCTGTTATTCTACCGATTCGTTTCCCTCATCTTTTCACTGGGAAACGCATCCCTTGGAAgggtattttattatttggg CCACCAGGTACTGGTAAATCGTACTTGGCAAAAGCAGTGGCAACGGAAGCCAACAATTCTACCTTCTTCTCCGTATCATCGTCGGACCTAGTGAGCAAGTGGTTGGGAGAGTCGGAGAAGCTGGTGAAAAATCTGTTCGAATTAGCGCGACAGCATAAACCTAGCATTATATTTATCGATGAGATAGACTCGCTCTGCTCGTCGCGTTCCGACAACGAGTCGGAATCTGCAAGGAGGATAAAAACAGAGTTTCTAGTTCAGATGCAAG GTGTAGGATCTGATAACGACGGTATACTCGTTTTGGGCGCCACCAACATACCCTGGGTCCTGGATTCCGCGATCAGGCGAAGATTCGAGAAGAGAATTTACATTCCGTTGCCCGAGGAACAGGCGCGTGCCGTTATGTTTAAGCTTCACCTGGGCAACACGTCGCATTGTCTAACGGAAGAGGATTTTAAGAAATTAGCGGCATCGACCGAGGGTTACTCGGGAGCGGACATCAGCATCATCGTACGGGACTCTCTGATGCAGCCAGTCCGCCAGGTACAAACGGCCACGCACTTCAAGCGCGTCAGAGGGCCGTCACCGAAGGATCCTACCGTTATCGTCGACGATTTACTTACTCCGTGCTCGCCCGGCGATCCAGCGGCCATTGAGATGAGCTGGATGGAAGTGGATGGCGATAAATTATACGAACCACCAGTCACGATG AAAGATATGTTGAAATCGTTAGCAACAACCCGTCCTACAGTAAACGAAGAAGACATGGCGAAATTAGAGAAATTTAAGGAAGATTTTGGTCAAGAAGGTTGA
- the LOC105274639 gene encoding uncharacterized protein LOC105274639 — MYNQSEDQESKKRPSKDMGDYSVSEEEDGDTADLMDIRPQQAIGSQESSSSLKKHSDKRSKDEKEGNSRQHQDRLDEHKHTEENMERFGHVSQQQTSSYRENSQFLSRLYTSKEEFVKEYKRLYHGKAKAEELYFLILTRLKNAVSEGTINELKQLSNLIDYTKDAEDEITLRDYYARASNPIKNTNLVILACKHNKVKVLEWLFGSANRILSNLSIDTTKTTILPDDRDEERHNAFYYAIRSSNIELLDKLIRNWPGNYFAVHLGELDEALSKAYEELKLKNVSLSDKMEIFVENKLIDLRFFSNTSGCDQSFSGNLSNIRERIRLILENISVLKRDYLNTEVDERFLVVAKFIAQNIHILKQQLTSTYHRLPWEEIEFCLVSFISSYIKRQDVNLFYRSVLTKSKILNHLENFAKKIENEKYIVEGADIDKATDFPKLKREKVIAEIISSYPQFEELYNDYQQIRDIQSLKKISDYIKLALSADCRDREDQLIITRVLQVIGEHLKNTLESPKLSNTTSELLLLSLPKYTRKIVTDLHNLLSHAYSLFKRTEILGSKNVNIFISIQNDIKKVDDVITDIFYEKKIKMIRILLNKVINCDNLNEIKEVVEVLPTVEFDQLISEHFYMMENEKLENLFKELSDNITQKTNYEQHLFDKLNGIINSDIQSENVTTYITGVALLNICLNAKMMDHNTIERIKLHANQLLENMALKLKPHNVKKIAMLSMKISRSVGLRIQDDTLDKVNRLLWEIVFIVVLATDDIEWIKKLREELNTNDSFIPIYGQEKTYDVAEDKYNNHLAPKLPELRNILNNLLSDKLTKTFSFYKNDEKLQAIIQMLVLDILSILHSSKEYLENKQLVLDDNTPSLSGKCFRNHLAHDNVLVNILLSNPSKTGVSNAEKLIEENVMESNRKIDNLVIDDPSRLREKYDQDLLTIINQRRMFAALQEGNLESLKDCLRKGADLNARNINSWTTLHFAAKGPSVEVIKFIFDQNLSLNVKDTNGQSPLHVAAMHGRKMIVDFFIQEAGLHVDNLDHGGKTPLHIAAQYGHKDTVDFLLKNKANTFIQDVAGLSPLFYAIRNNHVDVAKILLTKEANVDVNEAMGGFTPLHEAAENGHLELVNFLLEHKADIKAKNDRDWTPIHAAAFNGHLEIVDTLILKGADVNAKDINGCTPVHCAVETGHEKIASILLKHGANVNAVHKTYNSTALHFAAQDGHEEIVKILLNNKANTSANTVGGITPLHLAVQNGHLETVTILLKHGVNIHAKDKNNVTPLHYAVTSGHKEVAEFLIRNGAEVNAKTNIDETSLHEATMKGYKDITELLIKHKAEVNAQDIDGVTPLHAAAINGSVEVIDLLIKKKADVNARTNNDITPLHMAARDNHIDATVLLIQNEANVNAKAKYDFTPLHAAVLEGHKNVVDLLIKHKAQVDVRNSITGAPLLIAVEAGHKEIVKILIANGANINIEINDSTPLLSAIKCNNKEIVEVLIANGANVDAEGKPLFVAAHAGYKDIVDILLQTTTRVNIKGLGNITPLYAAAAGGHKDIVKALITSGADIDAMCIDGGTPLHFAAHEGYKEVVEILIANGANVNVVVKGAGGATPLHAAATFGRTDVVKILLNNNANVNIKNYEGRTALELAVAHDRLEVVKAFLQYKKVNMNSKGYDNRTILHIASQGSNLEMVKYLVDKGSDINAKADAGLKPVHLAARDGHEEIVEFFLSKGLSVNEPTIFNGTLLQYATIKGHLAVIEYLIAQGADVNAQDINGVSPMHIAAKFGHKNVIEVLLKHGATYNVIDKSSRKPLVAARDKNVISLLTSTETLFQAIKHNDFSEVESCIKMGAFVNAKNADGGTPLHFAAWKGSDRVVSLLLQNKANSNAVNNKGFTPLHYAAKFSHLKVVKALLSNGAIYNAVSDNDKTPLNLTVEKEIIYLFKLVNKSFKNVKNGNSKVIDDLNKIKDVDTIKAIMGARNKENKTLIVAAAHSNFSKLERLKQVSQGDVSSQLDIAFAFLEQSKYQQALSIYKSVFEKRKEILGPDNPGTLDIQTCIADALYAQGYYQEALNTLEEIFQKQKEVLGLNNIDTLNTRSTIALMLHGQEKNEEASNIYQEVYQKQKEILGPNHSDTLDTQLHMTLLLYEQGKYEEALNINRIIFEKRKKMSDVKAVAIAMRAQNNIAMILCNQGKYAETLEIYEELFEKNMMIFGITHFETLKTLHDIAGVLFHQKKYHEALKAFQKVLNIQKCVLGPNDIDILETQVNIANILFAQGKWIGALKAYKETFDQLKSVFGLNHPSISNILQRIKSIKVIFKLEGGIESEVFQHLQKDINIAASNGDVETVQCLLKGGININDKDIDGRTALHYAVSSERVDVINILLQTGADVTQVTNKNNTPLHIATSKGYKKIVEVLLQHVSRHNGRVKLNDLINTKTAASGSTSLHIAANNGYLEIVKSLLKYGAIYNIKNKEGKTPLNLTKYQSVTNLLQLVEEIFEDAKIGNSEIINKLKAVKPDEFVAVINTRNGQGNKLLQVTISNKHINIARKLLKMQMSDQNV, encoded by the exons ATGTACAACCAAAGCGAGGACCAAGAAAGTAAGAAGAGACCGTCCAAAGATATGGGTGATTACAG CGTTTCGGAAGAAGAGGATGGAGACACAGCTGATTTGATGGATATTAGACCACAACAAGCAATTGGTAGCCAGGAATCAAGTTCATCTCTGAAGAAACATAGTGATAAAAGAAGTAAGGATGAAAAGGAAGGTAACTCGCGTCAACACCAAGATAGGCTCGACGAACATAAACATACTGAGGAGAACATGGAGAGGTTTGGGCATGTATCTCAACAACAGACTAGTTCTTATCGAGAAAACTCACAGTTTTTATCACGTCTATACACATCAAAAGAAGAGTTTGTAAAAGAATACAAAAGGCTCTACCATGGAAAAGCAAAAGCCGAAGAGCTTTATTTCCTAATTTTAACTAGACTGAAAAATGCAGTATCAGAGGGTActattaatgaattaaaacaattaagcaatttaatTGATTACACAAAAGATGCTGAAGATGAAATAACTTTGAGAGATTATTATGCTCGCGCTAGTAatcctattaaaaatactaatttAGTCATCTTAGCCTGTAAGCATAACAAGGTAAAAGTTTTAGAGTGGTTATTTGGCAGTGCTAATAGAATCTTAAGTAATTTATCTATTGATACCACAAAAACTACTATATTACCAGATGATAGAGATGAAGAACGTCACAATGCGTTTTATTATGCTATACGTTCAAGTAACATTGAGCTTCTTGATAAACTCATCCGCAACTGGCCGGGTAATTATTTTGCTGTTCACTTGGGAGAGTTGGATGAAGCTCTTTCAAAAGCTTATGAAGAATTAAAGTTAAAGAATGTATCCTTGTCGgacaaaatggaaatatttgtTGAAAATAAGTTAATAGACCTCCGTTTCTTCTCAAATACTTCAGGATGCGACCAAAGCTTCAGCGGTAATCTTAGTAATATCAGAGAACGGATTAGATTAATACTTGAAAACATTAGCGTACTGAAGAGAGATTACTTAAACACCGAAGTAGATGAAAGGTTTTTAGTTGTAGCAAAGTTTATTgcacaaaatattcatatattaaaaCAGCAGTTAACATCAACTTATCATAGATTACCTTGGGAAGAAATAGAGTTCTGTTTAGTCAGTTTTATCTCTTCTTACATAAAACGACAAGATGTTAATCTATTTTACCGTTCTGTATTGactaaaagtaaaatattaaatcatttagaaaattttgcaaagaaaatcgaaaacgaaaaatatattgtggAAGGTGCAGATATTGATAAAGCTACTGATTTCCCAAAGTTAAAACGTGAAAAAGTTATTGCAGAGATTATTAGCAGTTACCCTCAATTTGAAGAATTGTATAATGATTATCAACAAATTAGGGATATTCAgtctttaaagaaaataagtgattatataaaattagcaTTGTCAGCTGATTGTAGAGACAGGGAAGACCAGTTAATTATTACAAGGGTTTTACAAGTTATTGGTGAGCATTTAAAAAACACCTTAGAGTCCCCTAAGTTATCTAATACTACAAGTGAGCTTTTGCTGCTATCCTTACCaaaatatacaagaaaaatagTTACAGATTTACACAATTTATTATCACATGCTTATTCACTCTTCAAGAGAACAGAGATTCTGGGaagtaaaaatgttaatatttttattagtattcaaaatgatattaaaaaagttgaTGATGTTAttactgatattttttatgaaaaaaaaataaaaatgatcagAATACTTCTAAACAAGGTAATTAATTGTGACAAtttgaatgaaataaaagagGTTGTTGAAGTGCTTCCTACTGTTGAATTTGATCAATTAATCTCGGAGCATTTTTATATGATGGAAAACGAGAAGCTTGAAAATCTCTTTAAAGAATTGAGCGATAATATAACGCAGAAGACAAATTATGAACAGCACTTGTTCGACAAACTTAATGGTATAATCAATTCTGATATCCAATCAGAAAATGTTACTACCTACATTACAGGCgttgcattattaaatatttgcttgAATGCAAAAATGATGGACCATAACACTATTGAAAGAATAAAACTCCATGCTAATCAATTATTAGAGAATATGGCTCTAAAACTAAAACCtcataatgttaaaaaaattgctATGTTATCAATGAAAATTTCTCGTAGTGTTGGGTTAAGAATTCAAGATGACACCTTGGATAAAGTGAACAGATTACTTTgggaaattgtttttattgttGTACTTGCAACAGACGATATCGAATGGATTAAGAAATTAAGAGAGGAATtaaatacaaacgattcttTTATTCCTATATATGGACAAGAGAAGACTTACGATGTTGcagaagataaatataataaccaTCTTGCACCGAAACTACCtgaattaagaaatattttaaacaatttattaagtGACAAATTAactaaaacattttctttctatAAGAACGATGAAAAATTGCAAGCAATAATACAAATGCTTGTTTTGGATATACTGTCAATTTTACATAGCTCAAAGGAATATCTGGAAAATAAACAACTTGTTTTAGATGATAATACTCCTTCATTAAGTGGAAAATGTTTCCGTAATCATTTAGCACATGATAATGTAttagttaatatattattatctaatccTTCAAAAACAGGTGTTTCAAATGCTGAAAAACTTATTGAAGAAAATGTAATGGAAAGTAACAGGAAAATTGACAACTTGGTGATTGATGATCCTTCCAGATTGAGAGAGAAATACGATCAAGACTTACTTACCATTATTAATCAGAGAAGAATGTTCGCTGCATTGCAAGAAGGAAATTTAGAAAGCTTAAAAGATTGCCTCAGGAAAGGAGCAGATCTTAATGCTAGAAATATTAACTCGTGGACCACATTGCATTTTGCTGCTAAGGGACCTAGTGTTGAAGTTATAAAATTCATCTTTGATCAAAATTTAAGCCTTAATGTTAAGGATACTAATGGCCAAAGCCCACTGCACGTTGCTGCTATGCATGGAAGAAAAATGATTGTGGACTTCTTCATACAAGAAGCAGGCTTACATGTTGATAATCTGGATCATGGTGGCAAAACACCGTTACACATTGCAGCTCAATATGGTCACAAGGATACTGTTGattttctattgaaaaataaagctAATACTTTTATCCAGGATGTAGCCGGTCTTTCACCTTTATTCTATGCAATAAGAAACAATCATGTTGACGTTGCTAAGATTCTACTAACAAAAGAAGCAAATGTTGATGTCAATGAAGCTATGGGTGGTTTTACCCCATTGCATGAAGCAGCAGAAAATGGTCACTTGGAGTTAGTCAATTTCTTACTTGAACATAAAGCAGATATTAAGGCAAAAAATGATAGAGATTGGACACCAATACATGCAGCAGCATTCAACGGCCACCTGGAAATAGTGGACACTTTAATTCTAAAGGGAGCTGATGTTAACGCAAAAGATATCAATGGTTGTACACCAGTACATTGTGCAGTAGAAACCGGTCACGAGAAGATAGCTAGCATTCTATTGAAACATGGAGCTAATGTTAATGCCGTTCACAAAACCTATAATAGTACAGCTTTACACTTTGCGGCACAAGATGGACACGAGGAAATCGTTAAGATTTTGCTGAACAATAAAGCTAACACCAGTGCTAACACTGTTGGGGGTATAACTCCACTACACTTGGCAGTACAGAATGGCCACTTGGAAACGGTGACTATTCTTCTCAAACATGGTGTTAATATTCACgctaaagataaaaataacgttACACCATTACATTACGCAGTAACAAGTGGTCATAAGGAAGTTgctgaatttttaataagaaatggAGCAGAAGTTAATGCTAAAACcaatattgatgaaacatcACTACATGAAGCTACTATGAAAGGATATAAAGATATTACCGAACTCCTGATAAAACATAAAGCCGAAGTTAACGCTCAAGATATTGATGGTGTTACACCCCTACATGCAGCTGCCATAAACGGTAGCGTAGAAGTTATTGATCttctgataaaaaagaaagctgATGTTAATGCTAGAACCAACAACGACATTACACCATTGCATATGGCTGCTCGAGACAATCATATAGATGCTACTGTTTTGCTAATACAAAATGAAGCTAACGTCAATGCTAAAGCTAAATATGATTTTACACCGTTACATGCAGCTGTTCTAGAAGgacataaaaatgttgttgATCTCCTAATAAAACATAAAGCCCAAGTCGATGTAAGAAACAGTATTACAGGTGCACCATTACTGATAGCTGTGGAAGCAGGTCATAAAGAAATCGTTAAGATTTTGATAGCAAACGGTGCTAATATCAACATCGAGATTAACGACTCTACACCATTGCTTTCtgcaattaaatgtaataacaaGGAAATCGTTGAAGTTCTTATAGCAAATGGAGCTAATGTTGACGCAGAAGGTAAACCTTTATTTGTAGCAGCGCATGCTGGCTATAAAGATATTGTAGATATTTTGCTACAAACCACAACTCGCGTTAACATAAAAGGTCTTGGTAACATTACACCATTATATGCAGCTGCTGCAGGAGGACATAAGGATATAGTGAAGGCTTTGATAACAAGCGGTGCTGATATTGATGCCATGTGTATTGATGGTGGAACACCATTACATTTTGCAGCACACGAGGGTTATAAAGAAGTTGTTGAGATTTTGATAGCAAATGGAGCTAATGTTAATGTTGTTGTTAAAGGTGCCGGCGGAGCAACACCATTACATGCAGCAGCAACATTTGGTCGCACTGatgttgtaaaaattttactaaataataatgcaaatgttaatattaagaattatgAGGGTAGAACAGCTTTAGAATTAGCAGTGGCACATGATCGTTTGGAAGTGGTTAAAGCATTCCTTCAGTACAAGAAAGTAAATATGAATAGTAAGGGTTACGATAATCGGACAATATTGCACATCGCTTCACAGGGAAGTAACTTAGAAATGGTGAAGTATCTAGTCGACAAAGGGTCTGATATTAATGCTAAAGCTGACGCTGGCTTAAAGCCCGTGCATCTTGCAGCTAGAGATGGTCATGAGGAAATTGTAGAGTTTTTCCTTAGTAAGGGACTAAGTGTCAACGAGCCGACTATATTTAATGGGACATTACTACAGTATGCTACAATAAAAGGTCATTTAGCAGTTATCGAGTATTTAATAGCGCAAGGTGCTGATGTCAATGCTCAAGATATCAATGGCGTAAGTCCTATGCATATTGCTGCTAAGTTTGGCCATAAAAATGTGATTGAAGTTTTACTAAAACATGGAGCAACTTATAATGTTATTGACAAATCATCTAGAAAACCATTAGTAGCGGCTCGTGACAAAAACGTTATCAGCCTATTAACATCAACTGAAACGTTATTTCAGGCTATAAAACATAATGATTTTTCAGAAGTTGAGAGTTGCATCAAAATGGGAGCATTTGTTAATGCCAAAAATGCTGATGGTGGAACACCACTGCATTTTGCTGCATGGAAAGGCAGTGACAGAGTTGTCAGTCTtctattacaaaataaagcTAATTCCAATGCAGTTAATAACAAGGGGTTTACTCCTCTACATTATGCTGCTAAGTTCTCTCACTTAAAAGTTGTAAAGGCTTTATTATCTAATGGTGCAATATACAATGCTGTCTCTGACAATGATAAAACGCCATTGAATCTTActgtagaaaaagaaattatttatttatttaaattagtgaataaatcatttaaaaacgttaaaaatgGTAACTCTAAAGTTATTGATgatcttaataaaataaaggacgTTGACACAATAAAAGCTATCATGGGTGCTCGTAACAAAGAAAACAAAACGCTAATAGTTGCTGCAGCGCATAGTAACTTTTCAAAACTCGAACGATTGAAACAGGTATCACAAGGTGATGTATCGTCTCAGCTTGATATAGCTTTCGCTTTCTTGGAACAGAGCAAATATCAACAGGCCTtaagtatttataaaagtgtatttgaaaagaggaaagaaatatTAGGACCAGATAATCCTGGTACTTTAGATATTCAGACGTGTATAGCTGATGCATTATATGCACAAGGATATTACCAAGAAGCTTTAAATACGCTTGAGGAAATTTTCCAGAAACAGAAAGAAGTTCTGGGTTTGAATAATATCGACACTCTAAATACAAGAAGTACAATTGCTCTAATGCTGCACGgacaagaaaaaaatgagGAAGCTTCTAATATCTATCAAGAAGTCTAtcagaaacaaaaagaaatattaggaCCAAATCACTCAGACACTTTAGATACTCAGTTGCACATGACATTACTATTGTATGAACAAGGGAAATATGAAGAagcgttaaatattaataggataatttttgaaaaaagaaaaaagatgtcAGATGTAAAGGCTGTGGCAATTGCTATGCGTGCTCAAAATAATATAGCAATGATACTGTGTAACCAGGGTAAATACGCAGAGACATTGGAAATTTATGAAGAGCTTTTCGAAAAGAATATGATGATTTTCGGTATTACTCATTTTGAAACTTTGAAAACATTACATGACATTGCCGGAGTACTATTCcatcaaaagaaatatcatgAAGCCTTGAAAGCTTTCCAAAAGGTTTTAAATATCCAAAAATGCGTTTTGGGGCCAAATGATATTGATATCTTAGAGACTCAAGTTAATATAGCAAATATACTTTTTGCTCAAGGCAAATGGATTGGTGCACTAAAAGCTTACAAAGAAACttttgatcaattaaaatctgtttttGGACTAAATCATCCTAGTATTTCGAATATTTTGCAGAGGataaaaagcattaaagtgATATTTAAACTTGAGGGCGGTATTGAATCGGAAGTTTTCCAACATCTgcaaaaagatattaacaTTGCTGCTAGTAATGGTGATGTAGAAACTGTGCAATGTCTATTAAAAGGTGGAATTAATATCAATGATAAAGACATTGATGGAAGAACAGCATTACACTACGCTGTTAGCAGTGAACGAGTAGATGTTATTAACATCTTACTACAAACTGGAGCTGATGTTACCCAAGttactaataaaaataatacaccgTTACACATTGCTACCTCGAAAGGTTACAAAAAAATTGTCGAAGTTTTGTTACAACATGTGAGTCGTCATAATGGacgtgtaaaattaaatgaccTTATTAATACTAAAACCGCTGCTAGCGGTAGTACATCACTTCACATTGCAGCCAACAATGGTTACTTAGAGATTGTCAAATCTTTATTGAAGTATGGTGCGATCTATAACATTAAGAATAAAGAAGGTAAGACACCTCTCAATCTTACCAAATACCAGAGTGTTACTAATTTGTTGCAActtgttgaagaaatatttgaagaCGCAAAAATAGGTAATAGTGAAATTATTAACAAGTTAAAAGCAGTAAAACCAGACGAGTTTGTAGCTGTGATTAATACTCGTAATGGTCAAGGGAATAAACTATTACAAGTTACTATATCtaataaacacataaatattgcgaggaaattgttaaaaatgcaaatgtcAGATCAGAATGTATAA